In a single window of the Nicotiana tomentosiformis chromosome 8, ASM39032v3, whole genome shotgun sequence genome:
- the LOC117280014 gene encoding uncharacterized protein, translated as MVNPSPNLNNQPENQTIFFIQPPIPQDHQPLSWIEQAVMGHAITFNMILDGQKTMIILHNLHFLAQLVSEGMHMAMSNYLNHIWLNNILHPLAPTMNANQAQAMRNHWNLPPHFNPLQPRNMTIDLPFFPPGEISNLNPIFIPWTTTPHHTQSQAHTPPPVNNAPPQAPNPNVPEPEGHQVGNVEEMNLVESGEIIEFSSLNEVKMYLFREMQEKRYILSCPPALYKCSMDIRPPQDPTVGSHAMILVPSLRRNPILHARMENGSTNNHAPMMYRPTNIIIWNIRGGNNDNFRVNFREMIDTHKPCMVTLLETRMENHISLLSDSPFSEMIEVPAEGQTGGMVIMWDASIVKVHNFVRRNQEIYATVEVVNALVEAPNF; from the exons ATGGTCAATCCATCACCAAATTTGAACAATCAACCAGAAAATCAAACGATCTTCTTCATTCAACCACCCATACCCCAAGACCACCAACCACTATCATGGATAGAACAAGCTGTGATGGGTCATGCAATCACATTCAATATGATACTGGATGGTCAGAAGACAATGATCATCCTCCATAACTTACACTTCTTAGCCCAATTAGTATCCGAGGGGATGCACATGGCCATGAGCAACTACCTCAACCATATTTGGTTGAACAATATTCTCCACCCACTAGCCCCCACAATGAATGCAAACCAAGCCCAGGCAATGAGGAACCATTGGAACTTGCCTCCACACTTCAACCCTCTACAACCACGGAATATGACAATCGACCTTCCTTTCTTCCCACCAGGGGAGATCTCGAATCTAAACCCAATCTTCATACCCTGGACAACAACTCCACATCATACCCAGAGTCAAGCTCATACACCACCTCCAGTAAACAATGCACCACCTCAAGCACCCAATCCCAATGTGCCAGAACCAGAAGGTCATCAAGTAgggaatgtagaagagatgaatTTAGTAGAATCAGGGGAAATAATAGAATTTTCAAGCCTAAACGAAGTAAAGATGTATCTCTTCAGGGAAATGCAAGAGAAGAGGTATATTCTCAGTTGCCCCCCAGCTTTGTACAAATGCTCAATGGATATCAGGCCACCACAGGACCCAACAGTGGGGAGCCATGCAATGATACTTGTTCCCTCACTTCGGAGGAACCCAATACTCCATGCAAGAATGGAGAATGGCTCAACCAACAACCATGCACCGATGATGTATCGACCAACTAATATCATTATCTGGAACATACGCGGTGGTAACAACGATAACTTTCGTGTCAATTTTAGGGAAATGATTGATACCCATAAACCTTGCATGGTTACACTGTTAGAAACACGTATGGAAAATCATATTTCCCTCTTGAGTGACTCTCCATTTTCGGAAATGATTGAGGTTCCAGCCGAGGGTCAAACTGGTGGAATGGTGATAATGTGGGATGCTAGTATAGTGAAAGTTCACAACTTTGTTAGGAGGAACCAAGAAATTTACGCTACCGTTGAG GTTGTTAATGCACTAGTTGAAGCTCCCAACTTTTAG